In Ignavibacteria bacterium, the sequence TTTCCCATAAAATTAGGTGTTGGATTTTATGTTTTAGGTTTTTGTTGTGTGAATAGCGAATGTGTCGCGAATTTACGAATACTTTGCGCTATCCTTTATGTTCTCTTACTTAAAAAATCACACACAATGTAAAATGTCAAATGTAAAATATAAAATGCTCTATGCTCTATGCTCTATGCTCTTCACTCTTAAACACAATCGTATCTCCTAACAACGCTTCATTCATTGTTGGAAAATCAGTTGTAAAATGTAAACCGCGGCTTTCTTTTCGTTGCAATGCGCTGCGTACGATAAGTTCAGCAACGAGAACTAAATTGCGCAACTCAATCAATCCTTCGGAAACTTTTGTGCGGCGATAAAAATCCGTAATCTCTTCGCGCAAAAATTCTATTCGCCGCAACGCTCGCTGCAAACGCAAATCAGAACGCACGATGCCGCCGTAATCCCACATTGTTTGCTGAATTTCTTTTTTGTCGTGCTCAATCAAAATCCATTCTTCGTTGTTCACCGTCCCGCTATCATCCCACGAAGGAACGGAAACATTTTCAAATTTCTTTTGCAACGTTTCTTTCGTCACCAAACTTGCACGATGAGAAAACACAACCGCTTCGAGCAACGAATTACTCGCCAAACGATTCGCCCCGTGCACTCCCGTCATCGCAACTTCACCGCATGCAAATAAATTTTCTATCGAAGTTTTGCCGAACAAATCCGTAACAACACCGCCACAAACATAATGCGCCGCAGGAACAACGGAAATTTTTTCTTTCGTAATATCGAGTTTGAATTTTTCCAAACACGTTTTGTAAATGTTCGGAAAATGTTCTTTGATTTTTTCCGACGGAAGATGCGTAACATCGAGTTCCACAAATTCATCGCCGCTTTTTTTCAACTCCGTATCAACCGCGCGGACAACAATATCGCGTGGTGCAAGCGATTCGCGTTCATCATATTTTTTCATAAACGTTTCGCCGTTTTTCGTTCGCAAGATTCCACCGGCACCGCGCATCGCTTCGGAAATCAAATACGCAGGCGAACCGGAATTATACAACGTCGTCGGATGAAACTGAATAAACTCCATATTCGCAAGCGTTGCACCGGCTCGATACGCCATCGCAAATCCATCGCCCGTTGCAATGTTCGGATTTGTCGTGTGCAAATATACTTGTCCCGCGCCGCCGGTGGAAAGCATCGTAATGTTTGCGAGAAAAGTTTTCACAACATTTTCATCTTCATCAAGAACATAGGCGCCGTAGCAATGTTTTATTGTGCTTTCGGAAATTTCTTTGCCGAGTTGATGTTCCGTAATCAAATCAATCGCGAAATGATTTTCGTAGAACGTAATGTTTTTCGTTTCTGAAATTTTTTGTAGCAACGCTCGTTCGATTTCTTTTCCCGTCAAGTCTGCAGCGTGTAAAATTCTGTTGCGCGAATGTCCTCCTTCACGCGCAACGTCAAACTGCTGTTGTTTCTTTGTGAACTGCACGCCGATTTCCGCAAGTTCTTTTACACGCGTCGGACCTTCTTTCACCATCACTTCCACTGCATCGCGATGACACAAACCGCCGCCAACATTGAGCGTATCGTGAATATGCAAATCAAAAGAATCTTCCGACGTAATCACCGATGCAATGCCGCCTTGTGCGTAGTTTGTGTTCGATTCCGCTTTTTCTTTTTTCGTAATGATAGCAACCGAAGCAAACTCCGAAACTTTCAACGCATAAAAAAGTCCCGCAATGCCGCTTCCGATAACGAGTATGTCAGTTTTGATTTGCATAGTTTGCAAACACTTCATCAAAAACATTCACTGCAACATCAACTTGCGCTTTGGAAAGAATCAACGGCGGAAGCAAGCGAAG encodes:
- the nadB gene encoding L-aspartate oxidase, producing the protein MKCLQTMQIKTDILVIGSGIAGLFYALKVSEFASVAIITKKEKAESNTNYAQGGIASVITSEDSFDLHIHDTLNVGGGLCHRDAVEVMVKEGPTRVKELAEIGVQFTKKQQQFDVAREGGHSRNRILHAADLTGKEIERALLQKISETKNITFYENHFAIDLITEHQLGKEISESTIKHCYGAYVLDEDENVVKTFLANITMLSTGGAGQVYLHTTNPNIATGDGFAMAYRAGATLANMEFIQFHPTTLYNSGSPAYLISEAMRGAGGILRTKNGETFMKKYDERESLAPRDIVVRAVDTELKKSGDEFVELDVTHLPSEKIKEHFPNIYKTCLEKFKLDITKEKISVVPAAHYVCGGVVTDLFGKTSIENLFACGEVAMTGVHGANRLASNSLLEAVVFSHRASLVTKETLQKKFENVSVPSWDDSGTVNNEEWILIEHDKKEIQQTMWDYGGIVRSDLRLQRALRRIEFLREEITDFYRRTKVSEGLIELRNLVLVAELIVRSALQRKESRGLHFTTDFPTMNEALLGDTIVFKSEEHRA